Within the Dolichospermum compactum NIES-806 genome, the region CCTGGGTATACAATTACTGAACTTATTTATGCTAGTAAAAAAACTACAGTTTATCGTGGTCAACAGCAAACAACACAGATTTCAGTTATTATCAAGATTCTCAACGCAGAATATCCCCCATTGCAGGATTTAATAGCATTTAAAAATCAATTCGCTATTAGTCAACAAATAGATCATCCCAATATTATTAAATGTTATGAATTGGAAAAATATGGTAATAGTTATGCTTTGATTTTAGAAGATTTTAGCGGTATATCTTTGACTGAATATACTAATTCTCAAAAATTAGATATCAATTCTTTTATGCCTATTGCCATTGCAATTACCAAAGCATTAGAATTCTTATATGCCAAGAAAATTATTCATAAAGATATTAAGCCGAGAAATATTCTAATTAATCCCGAAACCCAGGAAATCAAGCTAATAGATTTTAGTATATCCTCTCTATTACCTAAAGAAACTGTGGATATTAAAAGCCCCAATGTCTTAGCGGGGACACTTTTATATATGTCTCCAGAACAAACGGGAAGAATGAATAGAGGGATAGACTACCGCACTGATTTTTATTCTTTAGGAGTAACTTTTTATGAATTACTCACAGGACAATTACCTTTCTATAGTCAAAACCATTTAGAATTAATATATTACCATCTTGCTAAAGTACCTATTCATCCTAGAGAAATTAATCCCCAAATTCCTCAAGTTATAGCAGATGTCATTACTAAGTTAATGGCAAAAAATCCTGATGATAGATATCAAACAGCTAGAGGAATTAGACATGATTTAGAAATATGTCAAAAAATGTTATTAACTGAAGGTGAAATTAATAACTTTGAATTAGCAAAACGAGATATCAGTGATAGGTTTCTGATTCATAACAGACTATATGGTAGAGAACAGGAAATTATTACTTTATTAAAGGCTTTTGAGAACGTCAGTGCTGGTAATAAAGAATTAATCTTAGTGGCAGGTTTTTCTGGGATTGGTAAAACTGCTGTCGTTAATGAAGTTCAGAAACCAATTGTTCGGGAAAAAGGTTATTTTATCTCTGGTAAATATGATCAATTTCAGCGAAATATTCCTTTTTCGGCATTAGTGCAAGCATTTCGCAATCTCATGAGACAACTGCTAACTGAAAATACAGTGCAGTTACAAGAGTGGAAAATTCAGATATTATCAGCTTTGGGAGAACAAGCACAGGTAATTATTGATGTTATTCCTGAACTAGAAAATATTATTGGTCAGCAATCACTAGTTCCTGAACTGACGGGAAATGCTTCAGAAAATCGCTTTAATTTATTATTTAGTAAGTTTATTCAGGTATTTGCTACAAGTGAACATCCATTAGTCATTTTCTTAGATGATTTACAATGGGCTGATATAGCTTCTTTAAAATTAATAAAATTATTAATGTGTGAAAAATACACAAAATATTTATTATTAATTGGAGCATATCGAGATAATGAAGTCAATCCGGGACATCCTTTAATCACAACTTTAGATGATATTCGTCAAGAAAATATCACAATTAATCAGATTATTTTGCAAGCTTTAGATAAATCTCATATTAGACTATTAGTTACAGATACTCTATCTTGTCCGGAATCACATAACCAAGACCTCACAGAACTACTTTTAAGAACCACTCAAGGTAATCCATTTTTTACCAATCAGTTACTTAAATCATTACATGAAGATGGATTAATTACTTTTAATTTTAGCCTTGGTTATTGGCAGTGTGATCTAAATGCAGCCAAAGCTTTATATCATAATGATGATATTGTTAATTTTCTTAAAATCCAATTACAAAAATTACCTAAAAATACTCAAGATATTTTAAAAATAGCTGCTTGTATTGGCAACCAATTTGATTTATCTACTCTGGCTATAGTTTGTGAAAAATCCCAAATACAAATAGCGGCTGAATTATGGGATGCTTTGCAAGAAGAACTGATTATTCCCCAAAATGAAGCATATAAATTTTTTACGGGCGAAGAATCAATATTTGATGTTTTTAACTTAAATTTACCGGTTAATAGCACTGAGTTAATTTTCGCTAAATATAAATTTTTTCATGACCGAGTTCAGCAAGCAGCTTATGTCCTAATTTCTGATGTTGATAAATCAGCAATGCACTTGAAAATTGGTCAGCTACTATTAAAAAATACCAATGCTACGGAACTGGAAGAGAAGATATTTGAGATAGTTAACCAGTTAAATATTGGGGTTGAATTAATTACTAATCAGTCAGAAAGACATGAATTAGCTAAATTAAATTTAATTGCTGGTTGTAAAGCAAAATCTTCTACCGCTCATGAAGCTGCTATTAGATATTTAAAGGTAGGCTTGGAACTTTTAGCAGTAAATAGTTGGGAAGATGAGTATGAATTAACTTTAAATCTTTACACAGAAATCGCAGAAGCAGAATATTTAAATATTGATTTTGAGCAAGCAGAAATATATATAGAAGTAATTAAACAAAATGCTACTAGTCTTATAGATAAAGTAAAAGTGTATGAAGCACAAATACAAATCTATATGTCTCAATTACAACTACAAAGAGCAATAGAAACAGGGTTGAATTTAGTCAACTTGCTGGGAGTAAATTTAGAAAAAACACCTCCACAAAACTTAAATGTTGATGATTTAATCAATTTACCAGAGATGATAGCTACTGATAAACTTGCGGTGATGCGGATTTTAACTAATCTGACTGCTGCTAGTTATTTTGTTGATCCAGAATTATTCCCAGTTATTATCTTTACCATGATCAATCTATCAGTAAAATATGGCAATTCTCCATTTTCTGCTCCTGGATATGTAAACTATGGTGTGATACTCTGCGGTTTTGTTGCTGATATTGAAACTGGATATCGTTATGGTGAATTGGCTTTAAATATATTAGATAAATTTGATGGTAGAACAGTTAAATGTCGAGTTATGCTAATGTGGGCTTGCAATGTCCTATTTTGGAAAAAACATCTCAAAACAGTAGTAAGTAGCTTACAAGAAGCCTTACAAAGCGGAATAGAAACTGGGGATTTAGAATATTCTGGTTACTGCTCGTCAATGTATAACATGAATATGATTTTCAGTGGTGAAAACTTATCCTATGTATTTGAGCAGTTAAAAAGTCATATACTTTTAATGTATAGCTTGAAGCAAGAAGGTACTGTTTTACTACATAAGCTATGGTATCAGCTAGTTTTTAATCTTGCAGAAATTAATGAAACCAAACAAATATTTGATGGTGAGTTATTTGATGAATCTCAAATATTACCAATTTTGATCGCATCTAAATCATCAACTGTAATATTTTCATTATATTTAGCAAAAACTATATTTTATTATTTCTCTGGTTTTACCAGTATCGCTGTTGATAATGGGATTCAAGGTGAAGCTTATTTAGAATGTGTGGTGGGACAAGTTACTACTAGTCAATATAATTTTTATTATTCTTTATCTCTTTTAGCTGAATATAATCAGCAGTCTGTGAGTAGACAAAAACAATATTTAGAAAAAGTTGTATCCAATCAAGAGAAGATGAAAAATTGGGCTATTCATGCCCCCATGAATTTTCAACATAAATATGAACTAATAGAAGCAGAAAAAGCGAGAGTATTAGGAAATAATTGGCAAGCAATAGAGCTTTATGACCAAGCAATTGCTGGAGCTAAAGAACACAAATATCTTCATGAAGAAGCACTAGCTAATGAACTAGCAGCTAAATTCTACCTGAGCTTTAATAAAGAGAAAATTGCTAAAACTTATTTAATAGATGCTTATTATTGTTATGCTAATTGGGGAGCTAGGGCTAAAATTGAGAGTTTAGAAACAACCTATCCTCATTTACTTGAACCTATTATTAATCAAACCAAAACTAAATTAACAGTCGGCGAAGTAAGTACACTTATTAGTAAACCTAGTTTGACGGGTGTTTCTGCATTATTAGATTTAGAAACTGTGACTAAAGCATCCTTAGCAATTTCTTCAGAAATTCAAATAGATAAGTTATTATATACTCTCATGGAGGTAATATCAGAGAATGTTGCCGCCAATAAATCTGCATTAATTTTGCAGAAAGAAGGAAATTTAATATTAGTAGCTCAATGTATGAATGAACATGAATGTAAATTATCTACTACACCAATTAACGATAGCCAAGATTTACCATTAAGTATTATTAATTATGTAGCAAATATGCAAGAATATTTATTAATTAGTGATGCTATAA harbors:
- a CDS encoding trifunctional serine/threonine-protein kinase/ATP-binding protein/sensor histidine kinase: MNKSNIGTVTIPGYTITELIYASKKTTVYRGQQQTTQISVIIKILNAEYPPLQDLIAFKNQFAISQQIDHPNIIKCYELEKYGNSYALILEDFSGISLTEYTNSQKLDINSFMPIAIAITKALEFLYAKKIIHKDIKPRNILINPETQEIKLIDFSISSLLPKETVDIKSPNVLAGTLLYMSPEQTGRMNRGIDYRTDFYSLGVTFYELLTGQLPFYSQNHLELIYYHLAKVPIHPREINPQIPQVIADVITKLMAKNPDDRYQTARGIRHDLEICQKMLLTEGEINNFELAKRDISDRFLIHNRLYGREQEIITLLKAFENVSAGNKELILVAGFSGIGKTAVVNEVQKPIVREKGYFISGKYDQFQRNIPFSALVQAFRNLMRQLLTENTVQLQEWKIQILSALGEQAQVIIDVIPELENIIGQQSLVPELTGNASENRFNLLFSKFIQVFATSEHPLVIFLDDLQWADIASLKLIKLLMCEKYTKYLLLIGAYRDNEVNPGHPLITTLDDIRQENITINQIILQALDKSHIRLLVTDTLSCPESHNQDLTELLLRTTQGNPFFTNQLLKSLHEDGLITFNFSLGYWQCDLNAAKALYHNDDIVNFLKIQLQKLPKNTQDILKIAACIGNQFDLSTLAIVCEKSQIQIAAELWDALQEELIIPQNEAYKFFTGEESIFDVFNLNLPVNSTELIFAKYKFFHDRVQQAAYVLISDVDKSAMHLKIGQLLLKNTNATELEEKIFEIVNQLNIGVELITNQSERHELAKLNLIAGCKAKSSTAHEAAIRYLKVGLELLAVNSWEDEYELTLNLYTEIAEAEYLNIDFEQAEIYIEVIKQNATSLIDKVKVYEAQIQIYMSQLQLQRAIETGLNLVNLLGVNLEKTPPQNLNVDDLINLPEMIATDKLAVMRILTNLTAASYFVDPELFPVIIFTMINLSVKYGNSPFSAPGYVNYGVILCGFVADIETGYRYGELALNILDKFDGRTVKCRVMLMWACNVLFWKKHLKTVVSSLQEALQSGIETGDLEYSGYCSSMYNMNMIFSGENLSYVFEQLKSHILLMYSLKQEGTVLLHKLWYQLVFNLAEINETKQIFDGELFDESQILPILIASKSSTVIFSLYLAKTIFYYFSGFTSIAVDNGIQGEAYLECVVGQVTTSQYNFYYSLSLLAEYNQQSVSRQKQYLEKVVSNQEKMKNWAIHAPMNFQHKYELIEAEKARVLGNNWQAIELYDQAIAGAKEHKYLHEEALANELAAKFYLSFNKEKIAKTYLIDAYYCYANWGARAKIESLETTYPHLLEPIINQTKTKLTVGEVSTLISKPSLTGVSALLDLETVTKASLAISSEIQIDKLLYTLMEVISENVAANKSALILQKEGNLILVAQCMNEHECKLSTTPINDSQDLPLSIINYVANMQEYLLISDAINDQDFANDSYIIQHQSKSILCNPILNKGQLIGILYLENNLTVGAFTIDRLRILNLLSSQAAISLENAQLYSNLEEKVTQRTQELNENNLHLEQTLHELKATQSQLIQTEKMSSLGQMVAGIAHEINNPVNFIYANIEHTSNYIEFIINLLNLYQKEYPHPSDIIEKHKQDNDFDFVIQDLPRIIDSMMIGSERIRKIVLGLRNFSRLDESATKPVDIHEGIDSTLMILQPRFQEKLGYSSNVLIKKYGNLPLVQCYASQLNQVFMNIISNAIDVLKQREKSLSTAELNNNPNQIIIRTQIINNNWVQIAIKDNGMGINPEIKQRIFDPFFTTKPVGEGTGLGLSISYQIIVDKHSGKLDCISAPGKGTEFIIEIPIKLHQL